Within the Streptomyces sp. YIM 121038 genome, the region TGAAGAGTGAATGGCGTTCGGAGAACCTCGGTTGGTTCGACGACAGGACCGGTCACATGGTGGGCGCGGGCCTGGTGCTCTACCGCCAGCTGCCCAAGGTGAAGCGCTATCTCGCGTATCTCCCCGAGGGCCCGGTCATCAACTGGTACGCGCCGAACCTGGACGAGTGGCTCCAGCCGATGCTCGCGCACCTGAAGAAGCAGGGCGCCTTCTCGGTGAAGATGGGCCCGCCGGTCGTCATCCGCCGCTGGAACGCCCCCGCGATCAAGGCGGGCATCCAGAACCCCGACGTGAAGCGCCTGCGCGACATCGAGGCCACGCACATCGAGCCGCGCGCCTTCGAAGTCTCCGACAAGCTGCGGCGCATGGGCTGGCAGCAGGGCGAGGACGGCGGCGCCGGCTTCGGCGACGTGCAGCCCCGCTATGTCTTCCAGGTGCCGCTGGCCAACCGCTCGCTGGACGAGGTCCTCAAGAACTTCAACCAGCTGTGGCGCCGCAACATCAAGAAGGCCGAGAAGGCCGGTGTCGAGGTCGTCCAGGGCGGTTACAACGACCTTCCCGAGTGGCAGCGCCTGTACGAGATCACGGCGATCCGCGACAAGTTCCGGCCGCGGCCGCTGAGCTACTTCCAGCAGCAGTGGCGGGCCCTCAACTCCGAGGACCCCAACCGCATGCGGCTGTACTTCGCGCGGCACAACGGCGTGAACCTTTCGGCGGCGACGATGCTCGTCGTGGGCGGGCACGTCTGGTACTCCTACGGCGCCTCCGACAACATCGGCCGCGAGGTCCGGCCCTCGAACGCGATGCAGTGGCGGATGCTGCGCGACGCCTACGCGCTCGGCGCCTCGGTCTACGACCTGCGCGGCATCTCCGACTCGCTGGACGAGACGGACCACCTCTTCGGCCTGATCCAGTTCAAGGTCGGCACCGGCGGCGAGGCCGTCGAGTACGTCGGCGAGTGGGACTTCCCGCTGAACAAGCTGCTGCACAAGGCGCTCGACATCTACATGTCGCGTCGCTGATCCCGCACAGTCGCCTTCCGTAATTCCCTCCATATCTCTGTTACACCGCAGCCACCAGAAAGGTTCCGGGACCAGCCATGGCGCTCACGCTCTATGTCGACACCGCGCGCTGGCGGGCACACCAGAAGCACGTGCTTGACCAATTCCCAGGCATCGTCCCGGTCTGCAAGGGCAACGGCTACGGGTTCGGCCACGAGCGCCTCGCCGAGGAAGCCACGCGATTCGGCGCCGATGTCCTTGCCGTCGGCACGACCTACGAAGCCGCTCGGATCAAGGACTGGTTCGGCGGCGACCTGCTGGTCCTCACCCCGTTCCGCCGGGGCGAGGAGCCCGTGCCGCTGCCTGACCGCGTCATCCGCTCCGTGTCGTCTCTCGACGGCGTGCACGGGCTCGTGGGCGCCCGTGTCGTCATCGAGGTCATGTCCTCGATGAAGCGCCACGGCATCACCGAGCAGGACCTGCCGCATCTGCACGCCGCCATCGAGGACGTGCGCC harbors:
- a CDS encoding peptidoglycan bridge formation glycyltransferase FemA/FemB family protein; its protein translation is MSLTLRTISREQHLAYIQSLPSASHCQVPAWADVKSEWRSENLGWFDDRTGHMVGAGLVLYRQLPKVKRYLAYLPEGPVINWYAPNLDEWLQPMLAHLKKQGAFSVKMGPPVVIRRWNAPAIKAGIQNPDVKRLRDIEATHIEPRAFEVSDKLRRMGWQQGEDGGAGFGDVQPRYVFQVPLANRSLDEVLKNFNQLWRRNIKKAEKAGVEVVQGGYNDLPEWQRLYEITAIRDKFRPRPLSYFQQQWRALNSEDPNRMRLYFARHNGVNLSAATMLVVGGHVWYSYGASDNIGREVRPSNAMQWRMLRDAYALGASVYDLRGISDSLDETDHLFGLIQFKVGTGGEAVEYVGEWDFPLNKLLHKALDIYMSRR